Proteins found in one Rhodovulum sp. MB263 genomic segment:
- a CDS encoding SDR family oxidoreductase produces the protein MKLDLEGTRVLVTAGAQGIGRAIVEAYLAEGARVATCDIDASALETLPAGVFRQRTDMGDAGQIADFMTAALEHLGGLDVLVNNAGIAGPTGPVEDIDPADWETCLSVCLTSQFHCVRHAVPALRQSANASIINLSSLAGRLGFALRTPYSAAKWGVIGFTKSLSIELGRDGIRCNAILPGIVAGDRQRRVLEARAQRRGLSFAEAEEEAFSRTSLKDYVQPEQIADQILFLTSARGRTISGQAISVCGDCQMLA, from the coding sequence ATGAAGCTGGATCTCGAAGGAACGCGGGTTCTTGTGACCGCGGGGGCGCAGGGCATCGGCCGCGCCATCGTCGAGGCCTATCTGGCCGAGGGCGCCCGCGTGGCAACCTGCGACATCGACGCATCTGCGCTCGAGACGCTTCCTGCAGGGGTCTTTCGCCAGAGAACGGATATGGGCGATGCCGGTCAGATCGCGGATTTCATGACCGCCGCCCTCGAGCATCTGGGCGGGCTCGACGTGCTCGTGAACAATGCGGGGATCGCAGGCCCCACCGGGCCGGTCGAAGACATCGACCCTGCCGACTGGGAGACATGCCTGTCCGTCTGCCTGACATCTCAATTCCATTGCGTGCGTCACGCCGTTCCGGCGCTTCGCCAAAGCGCCAATGCATCGATCATCAACCTGTCCTCGCTCGCCGGCAGGTTGGGATTTGCCCTCCGGACGCCCTATTCGGCGGCAAAATGGGGGGTGATCGGCTTCACCAAATCCCTTTCGATCGAACTGGGGCGTGACGGCATCCGTTGCAACGCAATCCTTCCCGGCATCGTCGCCGGAGATCGCCAGCGCAGGGTTCTGGAGGCCAGAGCCCAGCGGCGCGGCCTCTCCTTTGCCGAGGCCGAGGAAGAGGCCTTCTCACGCACCTCGCTCAAGGACTATGTCCAGCCCGAGCAGATCGCCGACCAGATCCTGTTCCTGACCAGCGCGCGGGGACGCACGATTTCCGGACAAGCGATCTCGGTCTGCGGCGATTGCCAGATGCTGGCCTGA
- a CDS encoding methyl-accepting chemotaxis protein → MQAKSPRARTKSFGSSVFVRIAGLIALTVAIVAALLIALSVRSTLQLVDRSVDRLMTQMTQASSEALGGHIAFRNEAEIAAEMAQYVHGAGEELDLVKVTAADGTVLAETRDGPSADQDLLKVLSARAIESGAVVYSDDGLAIAAPVRYGKSGRVVGAFAAIWSQEAMIGYFLTEMAPAMAMIVVLFALLLIGATLLLRWMIGRPLDEVSEAMAMVADGSLDRQVPDTERGDEIGVIARSLEALRGKLLEAKHAEAERDVDRTDQKRAVDLLGRGLTALASGDLTFTIEQDFGGARDQLRSDYNATVKTLNALMGAVVENATEITTRSEEISGASDNLSRRTENQAATLEETAAALDEMTTSVRSAADSAAQVETVVRDARGNAEQSGRVVKEAIGAMSEIKRSSDGIGQIIGVIDDIAFQTNLLALNAGVEAARAGEAGRGFAVVASEVRALAQRSSEAAKEIKSLISKSSEQVESGVALVNRAGDALTDIVDRVGNIAELISGIASGAQEQSIGLGEINVGMSELDKVTQQNAAMVEEVTAAATTLKQEAQSLQTQVARFQLLNGSSGGGSRRAERIAVRDASVAPDHSPAPRAPQKRAVNDAGWQDF, encoded by the coding sequence GTGCAAGCCAAGTCCCCCCGCGCACGGACGAAGTCTTTCGGTTCGTCGGTTTTCGTCCGGATCGCCGGTCTGATTGCCCTGACGGTCGCTATCGTCGCGGCGCTTCTCATCGCCTTGTCGGTGCGTTCGACCCTTCAGCTCGTGGACCGCTCGGTCGACCGGCTGATGACGCAGATGACGCAGGCCAGTTCCGAAGCTCTAGGCGGTCATATTGCATTCCGCAACGAGGCCGAGATCGCGGCCGAGATGGCACAATATGTTCATGGGGCAGGCGAGGAACTGGACCTGGTGAAAGTCACGGCGGCTGACGGGACCGTTCTGGCCGAGACGCGTGACGGTCCGAGCGCAGATCAGGATTTGCTAAAGGTATTGAGCGCCCGCGCGATCGAGAGCGGTGCCGTGGTCTATTCGGATGATGGCCTGGCCATCGCCGCTCCGGTTCGCTACGGCAAGAGTGGCCGTGTCGTCGGGGCGTTCGCGGCGATCTGGTCGCAGGAGGCGATGATTGGCTACTTCCTGACGGAGATGGCTCCGGCGATGGCAATGATCGTCGTTTTGTTCGCACTTCTCCTGATCGGGGCGACTCTCCTACTGCGTTGGATGATCGGCCGTCCGCTCGATGAGGTGAGCGAAGCAATGGCCATGGTCGCTGACGGCAGTCTGGACCGCCAGGTGCCCGATACCGAACGCGGCGACGAAATCGGAGTGATTGCCCGCAGCCTCGAGGCGCTTCGCGGAAAGCTTCTCGAAGCCAAACATGCTGAAGCGGAGCGCGACGTTGATCGGACCGATCAGAAACGGGCGGTTGATCTCCTGGGGCGCGGCCTTACGGCGCTGGCTTCCGGAGACCTGACCTTTACCATCGAGCAGGATTTCGGGGGTGCCCGCGACCAGCTTCGCTCGGATTACAATGCCACCGTGAAGACGCTGAATGCACTGATGGGGGCTGTGGTCGAAAATGCGACCGAGATCACCACGCGTTCGGAGGAAATCAGTGGGGCCTCCGACAACCTGTCGCGGCGGACCGAAAACCAGGCGGCGACACTGGAAGAGACTGCCGCCGCGCTCGACGAAATGACAACCAGCGTCCGCTCTGCTGCAGATAGTGCAGCGCAGGTCGAGACCGTGGTTCGCGATGCACGCGGCAATGCCGAACAATCCGGTCGTGTGGTCAAGGAAGCCATCGGTGCGATGTCCGAGATCAAGCGCTCTTCCGATGGGATCGGTCAAATCATTGGTGTCATCGACGATATTGCCTTCCAGACCAATCTGCTGGCTCTGAACGCGGGCGTCGAGGCCGCGCGGGCGGGTGAAGCCGGGCGCGGCTTTGCGGTCGTGGCCTCGGAGGTGCGGGCCCTGGCCCAGCGGTCCTCAGAAGCGGCCAAGGAAATCAAGTCTCTGATTTCGAAAAGTTCCGAGCAGGTCGAATCGGGTGTCGCCCTGGTCAATCGGGCGGGCGATGCTCTGACGGACATCGTCGACCGTGTCGGGAACATCGCCGAGCTTATCAGCGGAATCGCCTCGGGCGCGCAAGAGCAGTCGATCGGGTTGGGCGAGATCAATGTCGGCATGTCCGAACTCGACAAGGTAACCCAGCAGAATGCGGCCATGGTCGAGGAGGTCACGGCTGCGGCGACCACGCTCAAGCAGGAGGCGCAGTCGCTACAGACGCAGGTTGCGCGGTTCCAGCTGTTAAACGGTTCCTCTGGTGGCGGCTCCCGTCGGGCAGAGCGGATAGCGGTCCGGGACGCATCCGTCGCGCCCGACCATAGCCCGGCACCGCGTGCGCCGCAGAAACGGGCGGTTAACGATGCTGGCTGGCAAGATTTCTGA